The Pseudofrankia inefficax genome window below encodes:
- a CDS encoding mycothiol-dependent nitroreductase Rv2466c family protein, whose protein sequence is MTASAVGTGSEPAGETGAGEPVVADFWFDPSCPWAFLTSRWMLEVQKVRAVEIRWHVMSLAVLNSGRDDIPEVYKAMIPGMWGPVRVAVAAAAAHGDEVLGPLYTALSRRRHIDKAEWSKDVFEAALAEVGLPTALAAAADSTDFDEAVRASHADGIGRVGMDVGTPVIAIGDTALFGPVITPAPTGEAAGKLWDGFLLVVQTPGFYELKRSRDVGPSFDNLTI, encoded by the coding sequence GTGACTGCGTCAGCTGTCGGGACCGGGTCGGAGCCAGCGGGGGAGACCGGCGCCGGGGAACCGGTGGTCGCCGACTTCTGGTTCGACCCGAGCTGCCCGTGGGCGTTCCTGACCTCCCGCTGGATGCTGGAGGTCCAGAAGGTCAGGGCCGTCGAGATCCGCTGGCACGTCATGAGCCTCGCGGTGCTCAACAGCGGCCGGGACGACATCCCCGAGGTCTACAAGGCGATGATCCCGGGCATGTGGGGCCCGGTCCGGGTCGCGGTCGCGGCCGCCGCCGCGCATGGCGACGAGGTGCTCGGCCCGCTCTACACCGCGCTCAGCCGCCGCCGGCACATCGACAAGGCCGAGTGGTCCAAGGACGTCTTCGAGGCGGCGCTGGCCGAGGTCGGCCTGCCCACCGCGCTCGCCGCCGCGGCCGACTCCACCGACTTCGACGAGGCGGTCCGCGCGAGCCACGCCGACGGCATCGGCCGGGTCGGGATGGACGTGGGCACTCCGGTGATCGCCATCGGCGACACGGCGCTGTTCGGCCCCGTGATCACGCCGGCGCCGACCGGGGAGGCCGCGGGCAAGCTCTGGGACGGTTTCCTGCTCGTCGTCCAGACCCCCGGCTTCTACGAGCTCAAGCGCAGCCGGGACGTCGGTCCGTCCTTCGACAACCTGACGATCTGA
- a CDS encoding dolichyl-phosphate beta-glucosyltransferase has translation MRRVPVSVVVPAFNESRRLPFSLPVLVAALRDFPGAEVIVVDDGSSDDTAGIATRLLRDLPTGRVIRLPWNSGKGTAIRAGVAAATGEAIVFTDADLASDVSDLPLLLAALSDAEVAIGSRRVGEGATRPYVRQLGSWAFNQLTRSFTAIDLADTQCGFKAFRRDEAKVLFSMARATGFGFDVEVLAMATAMEYRIVEVPVRWSEEPGGTFSVIRHTPSMIVDLARARRYLRQAGRPIPLRAAEPGGTGPGPGGRPDDPAAGADVIPLDRGHAQPAPISSGNSLRSSAAEGVARARPSSSG, from the coding sequence GTGCGGAGGGTTCCCGTCAGCGTTGTGGTTCCCGCCTTCAACGAGTCGCGCCGGCTTCCCTTCTCGCTCCCGGTCCTGGTCGCCGCGCTGCGTGACTTCCCGGGTGCCGAGGTGATCGTCGTCGACGACGGCAGCTCCGACGACACCGCGGGGATCGCGACCCGCCTGCTGCGCGACCTGCCGACCGGCCGGGTGATCCGCCTTCCCTGGAACAGCGGGAAGGGCACCGCCATCCGGGCCGGCGTGGCCGCCGCGACGGGCGAGGCGATCGTCTTCACCGACGCCGATCTGGCCTCGGACGTCAGTGACCTGCCGCTGCTGCTGGCGGCCCTGTCGGACGCCGAGGTGGCGATCGGGTCGCGACGGGTCGGCGAGGGCGCGACCCGCCCCTACGTCCGCCAGCTCGGAAGCTGGGCGTTCAACCAGCTGACCCGGTCCTTCACCGCCATCGACCTCGCGGACACCCAGTGCGGCTTCAAGGCCTTCCGGCGGGACGAGGCCAAGGTCCTGTTCAGCATGGCGCGGGCCACCGGCTTTGGCTTCGACGTCGAGGTGCTGGCCATGGCCACCGCGATGGAGTACCGGATCGTCGAGGTGCCGGTGCGCTGGTCGGAGGAGCCGGGCGGCACGTTCAGCGTCATCCGGCACACCCCGTCCATGATCGTCGACCTGGCCAGGGCGCGGCGCTACCTGCGCCAGGCCGGCCGGCCCATTCCGCTGCGGGCGGCCGAGCCGGGCGGCACCGGGCCTGGACCCGGCGGCCGGCCGGACGATCCGGCGGCCGGCGCCGACGTCATCCCGCTCGACCGCGGCCACGCGCAGCCGGCGCCGATCAGCTCGGGCAACTCGCTGCGGTCCTCGGCCGCCGAGGGCGTCGCGCGCGCCCGCCCGTCCAGCTCCGGCTGA
- a CDS encoding ribose-5-phosphate isomerase yields the protein MRVHLGSDHAGYHLKAALVERLAELGHTPVDHGPSDYDPDDDYPPFVMAAAAAVAAEPGSLGIVIGGSGNGEAIAANKVDGVRAALAWSEETARLGRQHNDANVLSLGARMHEVSEAIGFAQVFLDTPFSDESRHTRRLRMLTGYERTGELPPVPTGAPAPPAV from the coding sequence GTGCGCGTCCATCTCGGTTCTGACCACGCCGGCTATCACCTGAAGGCCGCCCTCGTCGAGCGGCTGGCCGAGCTCGGCCACACTCCGGTCGACCACGGCCCCAGCGACTACGACCCCGACGACGACTACCCGCCGTTCGTCATGGCGGCTGCCGCGGCCGTCGCCGCCGAGCCGGGCAGCCTCGGCATCGTCATCGGCGGCTCCGGCAACGGCGAGGCCATCGCGGCCAACAAGGTTGACGGCGTCCGGGCCGCGCTGGCCTGGAGCGAGGAGACCGCCCGCCTCGGCCGTCAGCACAACGACGCGAACGTGCTCAGCCTGGGCGCCCGGATGCACGAGGTGTCCGAGGCCATCGGCTTCGCGCAGGTGTTCCTGGACACGCCGTTCTCCGACGAGTCCAGGCACACCCGCCGGCTGCGGATGCTGACCGGCTACGAGCGGACCGGGGAGCTGCCGCCGGTGCCGACCGGAGCGCCCGCCCCGCCGGCTGTCTGA
- a CDS encoding AI-2E family transporter, giving the protein MVRRVARDGTGGANGAGRRIARLAERGAARLAAAREAEAATATAPPGGPVAPRTVRHYGVTTAESPHERAERAVPVALRVSAGWSWRLLVIGAAVYVVVIAIGRVRSIVIPVVAGLLISALIVPIAQRLQRVGVPRLASAFLALLTFFVILGGVAVGVGFNAANELPTVVDQVNNGIGQVRDYLTNGPLHLSQKQITDLIDSVQHSLTANRGKVVSQVITTASVLVEVLASLLVTVFATFFFVYDGAGIWNWIVSRFPPSAEERVRGAGREAWATLTGYIRGTVLIAFTDALGISIGLVSVGTPLVAPLALLTFFGGFIPIVGATVAGTAAVLVTLVAKGLVPAIIVLCVVVVVQQFEGHVMHPLVMRRAVNLHPLAIVISLSAGAVLAGIPGAIAAVPTVAVINRVAGYLAASGKAPPEPKVDPGGELGAD; this is encoded by the coding sequence GTGGTGAGGCGGGTCGCCCGCGATGGGACCGGCGGCGCGAACGGCGCCGGACGGCGCATCGCCCGGCTCGCCGAGCGCGGCGCGGCCCGGCTCGCCGCCGCGCGGGAGGCCGAGGCGGCCACCGCCACGGCACCCCCGGGCGGCCCGGTGGCGCCCCGGACGGTCCGCCACTACGGCGTGACGACCGCGGAGTCGCCGCACGAGCGCGCCGAGCGGGCGGTGCCGGTCGCGTTACGGGTCAGCGCCGGCTGGTCGTGGCGGCTGCTCGTCATCGGTGCGGCCGTCTACGTCGTGGTGATCGCGATCGGGCGCGTCCGGTCGATCGTGATCCCGGTCGTCGCCGGACTGCTGATCAGCGCGCTGATCGTTCCGATCGCGCAGCGCCTGCAGCGGGTGGGGGTGCCGCGGCTGGCGTCGGCGTTCCTCGCGTTGCTGACCTTCTTCGTCATCCTGGGTGGGGTCGCCGTCGGAGTCGGCTTCAACGCGGCCAACGAGCTGCCCACCGTCGTCGACCAGGTCAACAACGGCATCGGCCAGGTCAGGGACTATCTGACGAACGGCCCGCTGCACCTGTCGCAGAAGCAGATCACCGACCTGATCGACAGCGTGCAGCACTCGCTCACCGCGAACCGGGGGAAGGTCGTCTCGCAGGTCATCACGACGGCCTCGGTGCTGGTCGAGGTGCTCGCCAGCCTGCTGGTGACGGTGTTCGCGACCTTCTTCTTCGTCTATGACGGCGCGGGGATCTGGAACTGGATCGTCAGCCGGTTCCCGCCGTCCGCGGAGGAGCGGGTCCGGGGCGCCGGCCGGGAGGCCTGGGCGACGCTGACCGGCTATATCCGGGGCACCGTGCTGATCGCGTTCACCGACGCGTTGGGCATCTCGATCGGCCTGGTGTCGGTCGGGACGCCGCTGGTGGCGCCGCTGGCGCTGCTGACCTTCTTCGGCGGCTTCATCCCGATCGTCGGCGCGACGGTGGCGGGGACGGCGGCCGTGCTGGTCACCCTGGTCGCGAAGGGCCTGGTGCCGGCGATCATCGTGCTGTGCGTGGTGGTCGTCGTTCAACAGTTCGAGGGGCACGTCATGCACCCGCTGGTGATGCGGCGGGCGGTGAACCTGCACCCACTGGCGATCGTGATCTCCTTGTCGGCGGGTGCCGTGCTCGCCGGCATCCCGGGCGCGATCGCGGCGGTGCCGACCGTGGCGGTGATCAACCGCGTGGCGGGATATCTCGCCGCGAGCGGGAAGGCACCGCCCGAGCCGAAGGTTGACCCCGGCGGGGAACTCGGGGCGGATTAG